A single genomic interval of Nonomuraea rubra harbors:
- a CDS encoding YciI family protein, which produces MKFALLLFDPENYWESVSEEEMGAALAEHAAFAQYLRERGIAFTGEALKPATEARSLRPSDRGPVSAPGPFVALSQDLAGYYLVECADLEEAEEIARHCPLGAGLEIRPVWEAPS; this is translated from the coding sequence ATGAAGTTCGCACTGCTGCTCTTCGATCCGGAGAACTACTGGGAGTCGGTCTCGGAGGAAGAGATGGGGGCGGCGCTGGCCGAGCACGCGGCGTTCGCCCAATACCTGCGGGAACGCGGCATCGCGTTCACGGGGGAGGCACTGAAGCCCGCCACGGAGGCCAGGTCGCTGCGTCCCTCGGACCGGGGGCCGGTCTCGGCCCCCGGGCCGTTCGTGGCGCTGAGCCAGGATCTGGCGGGCTACTACCTCGTCGAGTGCGCGGACCTGGAGGAGGCCGAGGAGATCGCGCGTCACTGCCCGCTGGGCGCGGGCCTCGAGATCCGCCCCGTCTGGGAGGCGCCGTCCTGA
- a CDS encoding helix-turn-helix transcriptional regulator codes for MSGAPRLGLRGRRSECQALDRLVAEAREGRSQVLVLRGEAGVGKSALVDYLMANATGCQTLRAAGVESEMELAFAGLHQLCLPMIGKLDRLPAPQREALAVAFGLSAGSVPDRFLVGLAVLSLLAEVAEKQPLVCVVDDAQWLDQVSAQTLAFVARRLLAERVALVFAVRTSTAGPGGDQLRGLPELAVRGLGYDDARALLDSVVPGRLDERVRDRIVAETRGNPLALLELPRGLTVAELAGGFGRPDARPLANKIEQSFVRRIEELPGATQRLLLVAAAEPVGDVSLLRRVAGRLGISADAAAAAESAGLIEFGTRARFRHPLVRSAAYRAADPEERQDVHRALAEATDPDSDPDRRAWHRAHAAVEPDEAVAGELERSAGRAQARGGLAAAAAFLKRATELTPDPARRGARAVAAAQATFEAGAPDVALELLSAAEMSPLGELHRGRLIRLRAQIVFARRRSGDAAPLLLDAAGRLERTDEGQAREAYLEAIGSAVFAGRLGEPGLLRRVAEAARTAPRGPRPPRLADALLDGLATRFADGYVAGAPLLRRALRAFRQDAGRRGDDIMRWLWLAWPAAGDMYDDETWHELAAHAVRTAREAGALYFLPLALTYRAAVHVHAGEFGAASTLIEESDALLRVTGNSHLGYASLLLHAWRGANAEVVGVVDAGAEWASTWKEGRAIGVRPYLNAVVYNGLGRFHDALAGAEEAYAFDDLGVFGFSLVELVEAGARAGAQEAAATALRQLEERTLASGTEWALGLLARSRALLSGGATADRLYREAIEHLRRSRVAVHLARTHLVYGEWLRHENRPAEAREHLQTAYELLNGFGARAFADRARRELLALGEPVRRQAAEEQHVLTAQEAQIARLAAGGKTNSEIGAELFISPRTVEWHLRKVFTKLDVDSRSKLRGMLTGS; via the coding sequence GTGAGCGGCGCTCCCCGGCTCGGCCTGCGCGGCAGGCGCAGCGAGTGCCAGGCGCTGGATCGGCTGGTCGCCGAGGCCAGGGAGGGCCGCAGCCAGGTGCTGGTGCTGCGCGGCGAGGCGGGGGTCGGAAAGTCCGCGCTGGTGGACTACCTGATGGCGAACGCCACAGGGTGCCAGACCCTGCGGGCGGCCGGCGTCGAGTCCGAGATGGAGCTGGCGTTCGCCGGGCTGCACCAGTTGTGCCTGCCGATGATCGGGAAGCTCGATCGGCTGCCCGCCCCGCAGCGGGAGGCCCTGGCCGTCGCGTTCGGCCTCAGCGCGGGCAGCGTGCCGGACCGTTTCCTGGTCGGCCTGGCGGTGCTCAGCCTGCTGGCCGAGGTGGCGGAGAAGCAGCCGCTCGTCTGCGTGGTGGACGACGCCCAGTGGCTCGACCAGGTCTCCGCGCAGACGCTGGCCTTCGTCGCGCGCCGGCTGCTCGCCGAGCGGGTGGCGCTGGTGTTCGCGGTGCGCACCTCGACGGCCGGTCCGGGCGGCGACCAGCTGCGGGGGCTGCCGGAGCTGGCGGTCAGGGGCCTGGGCTACGACGACGCTCGCGCGCTGCTGGACTCGGTGGTGCCCGGGCGGCTGGACGAGCGGGTCAGGGACCGGATCGTCGCCGAGACCCGCGGCAACCCGCTGGCGCTGCTGGAGCTGCCCCGGGGGCTGACGGTGGCCGAGCTGGCCGGCGGGTTCGGGCGGCCTGACGCGCGACCTCTGGCGAACAAGATCGAGCAGAGTTTCGTGCGCCGGATCGAGGAGCTTCCGGGCGCGACGCAACGGCTGCTGCTGGTGGCGGCCGCCGAGCCGGTGGGGGACGTCTCGCTGCTGCGACGGGTGGCCGGGCGGCTCGGGATCAGCGCGGACGCCGCGGCGGCGGCCGAGAGTGCTGGGCTGATCGAGTTCGGCACGCGGGCGCGATTCCGCCATCCGCTGGTGCGCTCGGCGGCGTACCGGGCGGCGGACCCCGAGGAACGCCAGGACGTGCACCGTGCGCTGGCCGAGGCGACCGACCCGGACTCCGACCCGGACCGCCGCGCCTGGCATCGCGCCCACGCGGCGGTCGAGCCCGACGAGGCCGTGGCCGGCGAGCTGGAGCGCTCAGCCGGCCGGGCCCAGGCGCGCGGCGGCCTGGCGGCGGCGGCCGCGTTCCTGAAGCGCGCGACCGAGCTGACGCCCGATCCCGCCAGGCGCGGAGCGCGGGCGGTGGCCGCCGCGCAGGCCACCTTCGAGGCCGGGGCTCCGGACGTGGCGCTCGAGCTGCTGTCCGCCGCGGAGATGAGCCCGCTGGGCGAGCTCCATCGCGGGCGGCTGATCCGGCTCCGCGCCCAGATCGTCTTCGCCCGCAGGCGCAGCGGTGACGCGGCGCCGTTGCTGCTCGACGCGGCCGGACGGCTGGAACGGACCGACGAGGGGCAGGCGCGCGAGGCCTACCTGGAAGCGATCGGCTCGGCGGTGTTCGCCGGCCGCCTCGGTGAGCCGGGCCTGCTGCGGCGGGTGGCCGAGGCCGCCCGCACCGCGCCGCGCGGCCCGCGGCCGCCGCGGCTCGCGGACGCGCTGCTCGACGGCCTGGCGACCCGGTTCGCCGACGGTTACGTCGCGGGGGCGCCGCTGCTGAGGCGCGCGTTGCGGGCGTTCCGGCAGGACGCGGGACGCCGCGGGGACGACATCATGCGCTGGCTCTGGCTGGCCTGGCCCGCCGCCGGCGACATGTACGACGACGAGACCTGGCACGAGCTGGCCGCGCACGCGGTCCGTACGGCCCGCGAGGCCGGCGCGCTATACTTCCTGCCCCTGGCCCTGACCTACCGCGCCGCCGTGCACGTGCACGCCGGCGAGTTCGGCGCGGCCTCCACCTTGATCGAGGAGTCCGACGCGCTGCTGAGGGTGACCGGCAACTCGCACCTCGGTTACGCCTCGCTGCTGCTGCACGCCTGGCGCGGCGCGAACGCCGAGGTGGTGGGCGTGGTCGACGCCGGCGCCGAGTGGGCGAGCACCTGGAAAGAGGGCCGGGCGATCGGCGTGCGCCCCTACCTGAACGCCGTCGTGTACAACGGTCTCGGCCGCTTCCACGACGCCCTGGCCGGCGCGGAGGAGGCGTACGCGTTCGACGACCTGGGGGTGTTCGGGTTCTCCCTCGTCGAGCTGGTCGAGGCCGGAGCCCGCGCCGGAGCCCAGGAGGCGGCGGCGACCGCGCTGCGGCAGCTCGAGGAGCGGACCCTCGCCAGCGGCACCGAGTGGGCGCTCGGCCTGCTGGCCAGGTCGAGGGCGCTGCTGTCCGGCGGCGCGACCGCCGACCGCCTGTACCGGGAGGCCATCGAGCACCTCCGGCGCAGCCGGGTCGCCGTACACCTCGCCCGCACCCACCTGGTGTACGGGGAGTGGCTTCGCCACGAGAACCGGCCCGCCGAAGCGCGCGAGCACCTGCAGACCGCCTACGAGCTGTTGAACGGTTTCGGCGCCAGGGCCTTCGCCGACCGTGCCCGCCGCGAGCTCCTGGCCCTCGGCGAGCCGGTACGCCGTCAGGCGGCCGAGGAGCAGCACGTCCTCACGGCGCAGGAGGCGCAGATCGCCCGGCTGGCCGCCGGCGGGAAGACGAACTCCGAGATCGGCGCCGAGCTGTTCATCAGCCCGCGTACCGTCGAGTGGCACCTGCGCAAGGTGTTCACCAAGCTCGACGTGGACTCGCGCAGCAAGCTGCGCGGGATGCTGACCGGCTCCTGA
- a CDS encoding NAD-dependent epimerase/dehydratase family protein: MRVMVTGSAGFIGGHVTETLRAAGLDVIGLDLRHSADVRDASLDPRHGADMRDAGLDLRHSADARETGLERHCGDVRDAALLDTLLPGVGAVVHQAAKVGLGVDVADLPDYASVNVYGTAVLLAAMARHGIERLVLASSMVVYGEGRYACAIHGQVRPGPRAVHDLERGRFDPACPRCGEPLRCAEIEEDAPTDPRNAYATSKLAQEHLAANWARETGGRVAALRYHNVYGPRMPRDTPYAGVAAIFRSELAAGRAPKVFEDGRQLRDFVHVRDVARANLAALAAPVRPGELRAWNIASGTPRTVGEMARALAAERGGPSPLVTREYRLGDVRHIVASPGRAAAELGFRAEVGFEAGMREFAGS; encoded by the coding sequence GTGAGAGTGATGGTCACCGGCTCGGCCGGTTTCATCGGCGGGCACGTGACCGAGACCCTGCGCGCCGCGGGCCTCGACGTCATCGGCCTGGACCTACGGCACAGCGCCGACGTGCGTGACGCGAGCTTGGACCCGCGGCACGGTGCGGACATGCGCGACGCGGGCCTGGACCTGCGCCACAGCGCCGACGCGCGCGAGACCGGCCTGGAGCGGCACTGCGGGGACGTGCGCGACGCCGCCCTCCTGGACACGCTGCTGCCGGGCGTCGGCGCCGTCGTGCACCAGGCCGCCAAGGTGGGTCTCGGGGTGGACGTCGCCGACCTGCCCGACTACGCCTCGGTCAACGTGTACGGTACCGCCGTCCTCCTCGCCGCCATGGCAAGGCACGGGATCGAACGCCTGGTCCTGGCCTCCTCGATGGTCGTCTACGGCGAGGGCCGCTACGCCTGCGCCATTCATGGCCAGGTCAGGCCGGGTCCCCGGGCCGTGCACGACCTGGAGCGGGGCCGGTTCGACCCCGCGTGCCCGCGGTGCGGCGAGCCCCTGCGCTGCGCGGAGATCGAGGAGGACGCCCCCACCGACCCACGCAACGCCTACGCCACGAGCAAGCTCGCGCAGGAGCACCTGGCCGCCAACTGGGCCAGGGAGACCGGCGGGAGGGTGGCGGCGCTGCGCTACCACAACGTGTACGGCCCGCGCATGCCCCGCGACACCCCCTACGCGGGCGTGGCCGCGATCTTCCGCTCCGAGCTGGCGGCAGGCAGGGCGCCGAAGGTGTTCGAGGACGGCCGCCAGCTCCGCGACTTCGTCCACGTGCGCGACGTGGCCAGGGCGAACCTTGCCGCCCTGGCCGCACCGGTCCGGCCGGGCGAGCTGCGGGCCTGGAACATCGCCTCCGGCACTCCCCGCACCGTGGGAGAGATGGCCCGCGCGCTGGCCGCGGAGCGGGGCGGGCCCAGCCCCCTGGTCACGCGCGAGTACCGGCTGGGCGACGTCCGGCACATCGTCGCCTCGCCCGGACGGGCGGCGGCCGAGCTGGGGTTCCGCGCCGAGGTCGGCTTCGAGGCGGGCATGAGGGAGTTCGCCGGGTCATGA
- a CDS encoding glycosyltransferase family 2 protein, which produces MTIDVILPCLNEEAALGWVLGRMPDGYRPIVADNGSTDRSAQVARDHGAEVVHEPRRGFGAACHAGLLASSAELVCFMDADASLDPAQLPRVAAPVLGGRGDLVLGRRVPKAAGAWPPHARLGNAVLAANLRRRTGAPLHDLGPMRAARRSALLALELTDRRFGYPLEMVLRAAAAGWRIAEVEVDYLPRTGRSKVTGTVRGTLRAIADMRRVMSA; this is translated from the coding sequence ATGACGATCGACGTGATCCTGCCGTGCCTGAACGAGGAGGCCGCGCTCGGCTGGGTGCTCGGCCGCATGCCCGACGGCTACCGCCCCATCGTGGCCGACAACGGCTCCACCGACCGTTCCGCGCAGGTCGCCCGCGATCACGGGGCCGAGGTGGTCCACGAGCCGAGGCGCGGGTTCGGCGCCGCCTGCCACGCCGGGCTGCTGGCCTCCTCGGCCGAGCTGGTCTGCTTCATGGACGCCGACGCCTCGCTCGACCCTGCCCAGCTGCCCCGGGTGGCCGCGCCGGTGCTCGGCGGGCGCGGTGACCTCGTGCTCGGCCGGCGCGTCCCGAAGGCCGCGGGCGCCTGGCCGCCGCACGCCCGGCTGGGCAACGCCGTCCTCGCCGCGAACCTGCGCCGCCGTACGGGGGCGCCGCTGCACGATCTCGGCCCCATGCGGGCCGCCAGGCGTTCGGCGCTGCTGGCGCTGGAGCTGACCGACCGCCGCTTCGGCTACCCGCTGGAGATGGTGCTGCGTGCCGCCGCGGCCGGGTGGCGGATCGCCGAGGTCGAGGTGGACTACCTGCCCAGGACGGGACGTTCCAAGGTGACCGGCACCGTGCGCGGGACGCTGCGCGCCATCGCCGACATGCGACGCGTCATGAGCGCGTAG
- a CDS encoding glycosyltransferase 87 family protein, protein MSRYQLAVGGILAALAAVLVRTVTEPSGLGWYLTAWALFASAVWVARRVPERRLGPLVVAGGIVLAATGLAAPPSNSTDSFRYAWDGRVQAAGVSPYDHPPSALELAGLRDGWLFPADCAARYPLPDGGCTRINRPTEPTIYPPAAQGYFLLVHWLSPEGSRHKALQVGGWVMAVLALAALCRVAGARRAAYWAWCPAVPVEAVNNAHVDMLGVLLVVLAFCAVGAGRARGALLGAAIAAKLLPATALPGALSGALSGALSGGLTGRHTGGPMGRPAGRLTGGGVWRRVAVTVVPAALVVGLSYLPYVLASGGSVLGYLPGYLQEERYDGGGGRYAVLRLVLPDSWAPYAAVAALGLIALFVLRYGDPDRPWRGALLVSGSLLLLFTPGYSWYALLVVALVAMDGRWEWLGVALAGAVAYAAGPGSQFYAAAALAVLIGWAARLRHRADGRAARPSHRSDGRAAWPPSARIPVRTEHTERPDSDHREGTVAGAGQDAAEPAVQPGRGRGARRGGAA, encoded by the coding sequence GTGAGCCGGTACCAGCTCGCCGTCGGCGGGATTCTCGCGGCCCTGGCAGCCGTCCTGGTCAGGACGGTGACCGAGCCCTCCGGGCTGGGCTGGTACCTGACGGCGTGGGCGCTGTTCGCGTCCGCCGTTTGGGTGGCGCGGCGGGTTCCCGAGCGCCGGCTCGGCCCGCTGGTCGTGGCCGGCGGGATCGTGCTGGCCGCGACCGGGCTGGCGGCGCCGCCGAGCAACAGCACCGACTCCTTCAGGTACGCCTGGGACGGCCGGGTGCAGGCCGCGGGCGTCTCCCCCTACGATCACCCGCCGTCCGCCCTGGAGCTCGCGGGGCTGCGCGACGGCTGGCTCTTCCCCGCCGATTGCGCCGCCCGCTATCCCCTGCCGGACGGCGGCTGCACGCGGATCAACCGCCCCACGGAGCCGACCATCTACCCGCCGGCGGCGCAGGGCTACTTCCTGCTGGTGCACTGGCTGTCGCCGGAGGGTTCGCGGCACAAGGCCCTGCAGGTGGGCGGCTGGGTGATGGCCGTGCTGGCGCTGGCGGCGCTGTGCCGGGTGGCGGGGGCCCGGCGGGCGGCGTACTGGGCGTGGTGCCCGGCGGTGCCGGTGGAGGCCGTGAACAACGCGCACGTGGACATGCTGGGCGTGCTGCTGGTGGTGCTGGCCTTCTGCGCCGTCGGCGCCGGCCGGGCCCGGGGGGCGCTGCTCGGCGCCGCCATCGCGGCCAAGCTGCTGCCGGCGACAGCGCTGCCCGGCGCCCTGTCCGGCGCACTGTCCGGCGCCCTGTCCGGAGGGCTCACGGGCCGACACACGGGCGGGCCGATGGGCCGACCCGCCGGGCGGCTCACGGGTGGCGGGGTGTGGCGGCGCGTGGCCGTCACCGTGGTGCCCGCCGCGCTCGTGGTGGGGCTGTCCTACCTGCCGTACGTCCTGGCCTCGGGCGGCTCCGTGCTGGGCTACCTGCCGGGATACCTCCAGGAGGAGCGCTACGACGGGGGTGGCGGCCGGTACGCGGTCCTGCGGCTGGTGCTGCCGGACTCGTGGGCCCCGTACGCGGCGGTCGCGGCCCTCGGCCTGATCGCCCTGTTCGTCCTGCGGTACGGCGATCCCGACCGGCCCTGGCGCGGCGCGCTGCTGGTCAGCGGCTCGCTCCTGCTGCTGTTCACCCCCGGCTACTCCTGGTACGCGCTGCTGGTCGTCGCGCTGGTCGCCATGGACGGCCGGTGGGAGTGGCTGGGCGTGGCCCTGGCAGGCGCCGTCGCCTACGCCGCCGGCCCCGGCTCGCAGTTCTACGCGGCCGCCGCCCTGGCCGTACTGATCGGCTGGGCCGCACGCCTGCGCCACCGTGCTGATGGCCGGGCCGCGCGCCCGAGCCACCGTTCTGATGGCCGGGCCGCCTGGCCGCCTTCCGCCCGTATCCCTGTGAGGACTGAGCACACTGAGCGCCCAGATAGTGATCATCGCGAAGGAACCGTTGCCGGGGCGGGTCAAGACGCGGCTGAGCCCGCCGTACAGCCCGGCCGAGGCCGCGGCGCTCGCCGAGGCGGCGCTGCGTGA
- a CDS encoding alpha/beta fold hydrolase, whose translation MIDRRTFGKVVGLATGATVASLAGLEQAASAARKAAPPSPAVATGPHPSFGSLKQVKAGLLNIGYAEAGPARGPVVICLHGWPYDIHSFVDVAPQLAARGYRVIVPYLRGHGTTRFLSAKTFRNAQQSAIALDILALMDALRIDQAVLAGFDWGSRTADIIAALWPERCKALVSVSGYLITNLEANLAPLPPKAEYAWWYQYYFATDRGRQAMEDRDKRNGLARLVWDTVSPTWDFDDATFERTAAAFDNPDYAAIVLHNYRWRLSLAAGERRYDAVERRLQARPHIKVPTITLDAELDPFTAAPGDGSAYREMFTGAYEHRTLKGIGHNLPQEAPTAFAQAVVDADRL comes from the coding sequence ATGATCGATAGGCGCACCTTCGGCAAGGTCGTCGGCCTGGCGACCGGCGCGACCGTCGCCTCGCTGGCGGGCCTGGAGCAGGCGGCCTCCGCCGCCCGGAAGGCGGCCCCGCCGTCGCCGGCGGTCGCCACCGGCCCGCACCCGTCGTTCGGCTCGCTGAAGCAGGTCAAGGCCGGGCTGCTGAACATCGGTTACGCCGAGGCGGGCCCGGCCCGGGGGCCGGTGGTGATCTGCCTGCACGGCTGGCCGTACGACATCCACAGCTTCGTGGACGTCGCGCCGCAACTGGCGGCGCGGGGTTACCGGGTGATCGTGCCCTACCTGCGCGGTCACGGCACGACGAGGTTCCTGTCCGCGAAGACGTTCCGCAACGCCCAGCAGTCGGCGATCGCCCTCGACATCCTCGCGCTGATGGACGCGCTCAGGATCGACCAGGCCGTGCTCGCCGGCTTCGACTGGGGGTCGAGGACCGCCGACATCATCGCGGCCCTCTGGCCGGAGCGCTGCAAGGCCCTGGTGTCGGTGAGCGGCTACCTCATCACGAACCTCGAGGCCAACCTCGCCCCGCTGCCGCCGAAGGCCGAGTACGCCTGGTGGTACCAGTACTACTTCGCCACCGACCGGGGCCGGCAGGCCATGGAGGACAGGGACAAGCGCAACGGCCTGGCCCGGCTCGTCTGGGACACCGTCTCGCCGACCTGGGACTTCGACGACGCCACCTTCGAGCGCACGGCCGCGGCCTTCGACAACCCCGACTACGCCGCCATCGTGCTCCACAACTACCGCTGGCGGCTGAGCCTGGCCGCGGGCGAGCGCCGTTACGACGCCGTCGAGCGGCGGCTCCAGGCGCGGCCGCACATCAAGGTGCCGACGATCACCCTGGACGCCGAGCTCGACCCCTTCACCGCCGCGCCGGGTGACGGCTCGGCCTACCGGGAGATGTTCACCGGCGCCTACGAGCACCGCACGCTCAAGGGCATCGGGCACAACCTGCCGCAGGAGGCGCCCACGGCGTTCGCCCAGGCCGTCGTCGACGCGGACCGCCTCTGA
- a CDS encoding class I SAM-dependent methyltransferase, with the protein MIGEIYADALAGESVEIEYVDGTRVPLEAARWFEPIDGDEEFLSRCASPTLDIGSGPGRLTVALTRRGLRSLGIDITPRAVALTRRAGGFALLRDVFEDLPHSGRWATALLADGNIGIGGNPAALLHRVRQLLRPGGAVLAEVAPPGTRSRVDRLRLRRGPVAGPWFGWATVSADDIGRVALAGGFAAAGCWTAHDRWFARLS; encoded by the coding sequence GTGATCGGCGAGATCTACGCCGACGCGCTCGCCGGGGAGAGCGTCGAGATCGAGTACGTCGACGGCACCCGTGTGCCGCTGGAGGCCGCGCGCTGGTTCGAGCCGATCGACGGCGACGAGGAGTTCCTGAGCCGCTGCGCCAGCCCCACGCTGGACATCGGCTCCGGTCCCGGGCGACTCACGGTGGCTCTGACCAGGCGCGGGCTCCGTTCGCTCGGCATCGACATCACCCCGCGCGCCGTCGCCCTGACCCGCCGCGCCGGCGGGTTCGCCCTGCTCAGGGACGTCTTCGAGGACCTCCCCCACAGCGGCCGCTGGGCCACCGCGCTGCTCGCCGACGGCAACATCGGCATCGGCGGCAACCCGGCGGCGCTGCTGCACCGGGTCAGGCAGCTCCTCCGGCCGGGCGGCGCCGTGCTGGCCGAGGTCGCGCCGCCCGGGACCCGGAGCCGGGTGGACCGGCTCCGGCTACGCCGGGGGCCGGTGGCCGGGCCGTGGTTCGGCTGGGCGACCGTCTCGGCGGACGACATCGGGCGCGTCGCGCTGGCCGGGGGGTTCGCGGCGGCCGGCTGCTGGACGGCACACGACCGCTGGTTCGCACGGCTCTCCTAG
- a CDS encoding TIGR04282 family arsenosugar biosynthesis glycosyltransferase, which yields MPGRVKTRLSPPYSPAEAAALAEAALRDSVRAVAATPATQRVLALDGLPGRWLPPGFVVVPQRGAGLDERLAAAFADAHRLRPDPVVLIGMDTPQVTPALLGEAGRALERHDAVYGPAADGGFWLLGLRRPDPALLLGVPMSHPETGKHQLDRLERAGLDVHHLPELTDVDTAADAAAVAADAPSSHFAAALRELGR from the coding sequence TTGCCGGGGCGGGTCAAGACGCGGCTGAGCCCGCCGTACAGCCCGGCCGAGGCCGCGGCGCTCGCCGAGGCGGCGCTGCGTGACAGCGTGCGCGCCGTGGCCGCGACGCCTGCGACCCAGCGGGTGCTCGCCCTGGACGGGTTGCCCGGCCGCTGGCTGCCACCGGGGTTCGTGGTGGTGCCGCAGCGCGGGGCGGGCCTGGACGAGCGCCTGGCGGCGGCCTTCGCCGACGCCCACCGTCTGCGCCCTGACCCCGTCGTGCTGATCGGCATGGACACCCCGCAGGTCACGCCCGCCCTGCTCGGCGAGGCGGGGCGGGCGCTGGAGCGGCACGACGCGGTGTACGGCCCGGCGGCCGACGGCGGCTTCTGGCTGCTCGGCCTGCGGCGTCCGGACCCGGCGCTGCTGCTGGGGGTGCCGATGTCGCATCCGGAGACCGGCAAGCACCAGCTCGACCGCCTCGAACGCGCCGGCCTGGACGTGCACCACCTGCCCGAGCTGACGGACGTCGACACCGCCGCCGACGCCGCCGCCGTCGCCGCCGACGCGCCCTCCTCCCACTTCGCCGCCGCACTGCGGGAGCTGGGCCGGTGA